The genomic DNA TCGGAGGGAAAGTGCGGACTGTGTTCCTCAGAGCGGGGGGCGGCGGAACGACGCGGGATCTCGGAGCAGGCGCTCGAGCTGGTCGGAAACACTGAGAACCTGGCGGTCGAGCATCTCGATCACTTTCGCCGCCTGATCGGAGCCTGCGGTGAGGTGGCGGAGGATCTCCAGCGTGGTGAGCATGGAGGAGAGGGGATTGCGGATGTCGTGGACCGCCGAGGCAATGATTTCGTTCCATTCGGGGGGGAAAGGCGGGAGTTCGTCGGCTTGGTTCACGAACCGCTGCTTGTGGCGGAGACGAACTTGTAAGCAAGGAAAAGGATAGGCGGGGCCGGGCTTGGGACCGGTTAGAGAGGGTGCATTTTGCTCGTGATGCGTGCAAATCGCATGATTTTGAGGACGAGCTTTGGTTCGGAAGCCTGAAATGTGAGGGAAATGATTTTGGAATGGCGACTGCGAGGGGGATGGATTCCGCACTCCAGCCGGAGCGGAAGGTCCATCGTCATCATTCATCCTCCAGCCCTGCATGAAGAGAGTCCGCTCTTCTCCGCCTTCGGCGGAAAACCATTCCGACCTGTCCCCCGCCACGACCCTCCTCGATGAGGAGATGGTGCTCAAGGAGCTGCTAACCGGACTGCTGGCGTTCAAGCGCGGCGATTTCTCGGCGCGGCTGCCGGAGAATTGGACGGGAGTGGCGGGGAAGGTGGCGGATACCTTCAACGACGTCATCCGGCGCAACCAAGAGCTGTCCGGCGAGCTGGCGCGGATCGGGGCGGTGGTCGGTGTC from Luteolibacter rhizosphaerae includes the following:
- a CDS encoding histidine kinase dimerization/phospho-acceptor domain-containing protein, producing MNQADELPPFPPEWNEIIASAVHDIRNPLSSMLTTLEILRHLTAGSDQAAKVIEMLDRQVLSVSDQLERLLRDPASFRRPPL